Part of the Corticium candelabrum chromosome 15, ooCorCand1.1, whole genome shotgun sequence genome, ATAATTTTAGAAGTAGCATGCTGCTCACTGTATCTCACTGGTACTGTTGCCTCTCTTTTCACCTTGAGGCTTCCACTGCTGTACGTCTTCAATGACACCGCACTTGCATGTAGCTGGACATGGAACAGATACTGCTCATATACACTGATGGGTATTACCGTCACCGTGGCTGCTGTGTCCACATCCATTGGTATCTGGCTGCCAGCTACTTCCAGTGTGATCTTGAATCCACCCTTTCCAGATTGAGCAAACACTACGCTGACAGTATCCTCATCAATTTGATGAGTGGGTTGTGGCTTGCCTTTTGCTGTGGTACGTACGGCTGCGGTGCCCTTCTTGAACTCATCTTGTTGAGATCGTTTGCGGCATACTCTACTGATATGCCTTTGTCTCTTGCAGAAGTGACACTTCTGAGAGTTGAATTTGCAAGGGGTGATGTCCACGCTTACCACATCTATAGCATTCTCTGTTGTCTAATTGCCTTGGTTTGCAAGCGCCACCTGCTGTGTCACGTTGTACGCTAAACGCCATCTCGACTTGCTTTGCAGATGGTTGTCTTGTGATATTCCCACGTAAAGCATGCATTTCGTCTCTTGCAGTTTCCGCGGCTTGCGCAATGTGGACTGCCTTCGTCAAGTTCAGCTCTGATTCGGCAAGGATCTTTCTCTGCACAGCGTCGTGATATAATCTACACACCAGCTGATCCCTAAACGCTGTATCCAGGTAGTCTCCGAAATCGCAGTGCTTCGATAGCTTGCGTAGTTCAGCCATACAATTCGCGATAGTCTCACCTTCTCTCTGAAGACACTGATAAAAACGGAATCTCTCCGCGATCACAACGAAACGTGGCTCAAAATTGGCTCTTCAACAGCGCAAACAACTCGTCCAGTGACTTGCAATTGTCTTGTGGCTTCTCTGGTCTCACCAGATTCTTCAAGAGAGTGTATGTCGCAGCACTGACGCAAGTCAAGAAAACTgctttctgcttgtctgcgTCCTCCAACTCATTGGCAAAGAAAGTACAGGATGAAACGCTCTTTGTAGTCGTCTACGTTGTCCATTTCTACGCTAAATTCTGCCAGTTTCCCGTGTCTTCTCGTGGCCATCCTCGTAGCCAATGTAGTATATTGGTACTTATATACGCACGCACTGATTCTACACCACGGAAGACTGACGCTCTATTGCTATAGACACACCGAACTATATCTGAATGTGGAATACAGATGATAAAAATGCAATTGCCCTATGGCTACCTTATACATGTCATCGTAACTCCGCCTCTAACTAATTAGTACACCAATACACCACATCTGACGATTTTTCTTGCATTCACGCATGCAATCTAGACATATCTTCTCCGGCCCCCTTGTCATGTACTAGCTTCTCTGTTGAAACGaccactttaattaattatcattgACTTGGTAAGCCTTTCGTACACTTTCTGGAATATTAGTTTGTATTCAAAGGCGGTCGTCGTATTGGAGGTACAAGTAGATTCTTATTGATGACAAGAATCTTCTCTATGCAAAATGTTCACTCAAAACTGCATGAGTTTTCATCTTTCACCTTTTCAGATCTATAGCTACTCTTAGCACTTCCTATGGTCAACACACAATTTTGTACATATCATATTGGAAACTGTGACATGATTCTAGCCACCTATTTTCACGATTGTACGACAGTCGAAAGGCAGCACGATGTTTGCCGTCAGTCTAGAAGAATATAAAGAAGATAGAATGCCACAACCGGAAAGTGTAGCATTGCGAAATGTGTAGCATTCGCATGCGGAAAGAGTATGAATGCATACGGAGATCGCAAGCGAAACGTTTGGGTATTCGCATGCAGAAAGCACGAGAATCGCATGAGAATCGCATGCACGCAGTTCAGTCGAGCGTAGCTAGACGTGAACCGCTGGACTTCGATCTCTTAGATTTCGACCTCCCCTGGTGTGTTTCTATTAGAACAACATAACATTTTTATGTCTACGTGGTGAGTTCTACTTCTATTTTATGTCTATAGTGATCGCGAGTTCCTTTGTTTATCGCTGGCATCATTTCTGAGTGCTACCACAGTTTTGTCTCGTAGGTATCTGCTACAAAGTCTGAAATGGAAAATGCAAACGCATGTGCATATCTCATTCTATGAAGAATTGACACAGAGCTTGTAGATACCAATAAGGAGATGAAGCTAATGTTGATTAGGTTGCGGTCTTTCTCCTAAACTTCAACTCTTAGATTTTCTCATTCCACATGTTATCAGTTCTTCGTGGGTGAAAAACACCATAACAGTGATTTGGCCATTTGACATGGTCCCTTTTAGTTTGACTTCAGCAACTTTCCTAGAATTGAGCTTTTTGGTCCCTGAAATCAATATATTCCTATAAGACGAATGGGAGGCGACGTTATGTCACAGTACTGCACGGATACGCTGAAAGTGTACACTCTTACACTCGCTGTGTTCAGATTGTGATCGTGCACATGCTCTGGGCTGCTCTAATTGTGTTGCAATGATTTGGTTCTTCAGATCAATTTGTGGCGGGCTGTCTTCTGGCGTTTCTATTCTAATCATTTTGAGTGCCGTTTGGTGTGAAGGTGTCAGGATTTGATCAGCTCGAGACCTTCTTTTCATCTCTATTACATCAGCCTAGAGAAAGCCATGCAGTTCTTCAGTGTAAGATACTATTCGTATAAAGGTTATCATTTGTCTTACCAGTTTGTTTTCAATGACAGATAGTCTCCTGAGGATTTCCTCATTTGCTGGAAAAGTTTGCTGGAAAAGTATTTCCTGACTTCGCTGAAGTAGAGATATTTCCTGGTCATCAATCTGTATGATCACAGTATGATACATAAGTACAGTACTTGTAATAACTATGTACATATGGCTCAGTTGTGGCTTACTGGTGTTTCATTGAGAAGTGCTGCAATGCCTTAGTCTGGATCTGTCAAGTTGTGACGTGCTGGTGTTTCGTTTGGAAGTATCTCTATGTCTGAGTTTGGAAATGTCATGGGAGATCGTTCAAAATCATGTTCTGTGATAGTTATCGGTGCAAAAACATCGATTAGAGTGGAAACATACTTGCATGAGCTGATGGCAGCTTTGAGTTACCTCAAGATCTTTGCCATTGGTGCAATGGTTAAATTCACGGGTGCAACTGCCAGTGGGAGGGATGTACCACATCA contains:
- the LOC134191568 gene encoding uncharacterized protein LOC134191568; the protein is MAELRKLSKHCDFGDYLDTAFRDQLVCRLYHDAVQRKILAESELNLTKAVHIAQAAETARDEMHALRGNITRQPSAKQVEMAFSVQRDTADVVSVDITPCKFNSQKCHFCKRQRHISRVCRKRSQQDEFKKGTAAVRTTAKGKPQPTHQIDEDTVSVVFAQSGKGGFKITLEVAGSQIPMDVDTAATVTVIPISVYEQYLFHVQLHASAVSLKTYSSGSLKVKREATVPVRYSEQHATSKIIVVDVRGKAFILGRKLVKQDPARLGISV